GCTTGCCGTCGGGATGTGCAAGAAGGTCGTGCGGACGGTGGATGGGCGGACTGCATTCCGTGAGAAACAGCGGATTGCATTCGGGTTTGTCTTTTTCGGTTGGAACCCATTCCCGGGCGGGGTCCCATTCCAACAGGAATCCGCCGCCGTATCCGCCGACAAAGAACCGATCACCCTGCCGCGCAACCGTGTTCCATTGTCCGTAACTCGCTCGGTTAATCCATGCATCGGTCTTCGGGTTGTAACTGAAGAAGCGCATCGGAAACGCGGTGCCACCGCAGATCGTGCCGTCCGGCGCGGCCGCCACGCCCATGATGTGCGCGCCCTCGCTCGTATAGTCGAACGTCAATTGCTTGAAACCGCCTGTTTTGGGATCGTCCACGATAAGGACGCGGTCTACCAGATCGCATACCCGGAGCCTTCTGCCGTCGGGAAATTCGCGGTGAAACAAGGACTGGCTGTCGGTGATAATCGGTTTCTTTTCGACTTGCGGAAATGTGCCGCTTGGGCTGCCGTCATCGGGCCGATCCGGCATCGCAATCTTTTTCCCATGGCCCCCGTAAAATTCATACCATCCCTCCGGGCCGTCGTTGCCACCGTGACCGTAGACCTTGCCGTTCGTGGCGCGAAAGACGTAACCGCTCGCAACCTTGCGTTCGGCTTCGGGAAGCATCGGCGTCCCCTTGCCGGTTTCGGGATTGAATGCAATGATCTGACTCGCGGTGCTGCCGATTCCGAAATAGATCCAGCCTTTGTCGTCGGCGGCCACATAGCGCTGATATTGTTTCCAGTTCTGGCGGTAAACGGAGCCATAATCATTGAATTTTCGGGAAACCGGATCGAAAGATACGACGCCGCTATCGGGATACGTGACCGACCAAATGGCGCCGTTGTCGTCCTCCGTCATCCCCATGGCCATCTGCGGGGTGGTTTTCGACACAAACGTGAACGCACGCTTCGCCGGATCGAATTCCGTGAAGTAACTGTTGAAGTGCGTGTAGAACTTGTTCTTGCTTGAGAGGATGGAGGCGTACGGGCAATCGCCGCCCGGCGGGAACGGCATGGGAATCTGCTCGCTCTTGCCGGTTTCGGCGTCAATCATCAGCAGCGCATAGCCGCCCCGGTGATCGAACAGCCAGACCAGCGCCACATTGCGGCCGTCGCCGTCCACCGTGGCCACAATGCCGCGATGGTTGCTTACAGGTGTCGCCACGCCATGATGGAAAAAGTCGTTTTCGAGCGTTTCCGTTGCGGCAACAGCATTCAGGGCCGGCATGAACAGGACGGCTATCCCCAGCAGTAAAATCCACTTCAACATCACGCATCCCATGACTTTGCTCCTTGCCCTAATGTCCTCCGCACGTATGTTCGGTGGCGAGATATCTGACGAGCGATTGTAAGCCGATAATCGTCTTGGCGTCCCGGATGGTTCCATCGGCAATGCGCGCCGCAATCTCTGAAACAGGCAACTCAACAATATCTATGCGCTCGTCGAATTCCATGTTCTGGCCGATGTGTTCGAGATCGAAGGCGAAATAAAGATAAATGATCTCCGACGAGTAGCCCACCGTGGCATAGATCGATCCGGCGGATATCATGCGCCCGGCGCGGAAACCGGTTTCCTCTTCAAGTTCCGCGCGGCCGCGCGCTTCCGGATCTTCGCCTTTTTCCAGCTTGCCGGCGGGCAGTTCGAGTACGTCCTCGCCAATGGCAATGCGAAATTGGCGGACCAAAATGACTTTGTCGTCCTTGACGGGAACAACGGCCACGCCGCCGGGATGAACGACCACTTCCCGCAATGCGATCGTGCCGTCGTCGAGTTCGACGTTGCCGACACGCAACGACACGACGCGGCCCTCATAGAGCAGTTTGCCGTCCACCCATCGTTCCATTTCACGCCCCTTCGACGCCAATCACCCGTTCATCGTGCGAGGGCACGATTGTCTGGCCGGGTTGCACGACCAGAAAATCCTCGTCATCCCACGGCCCTTCAAGAAACCGCCGGACAAGGCCGGGATCGCCCTCGATGAATTCCGTCTTCCAATTCAGCCATTCCGCACAAGCGCGAGTGTAGGCCTTGTACCGCTCCGTATCCCCCACGCCCAGATCCACATAGGCC
The sequence above is drawn from the Candidatus Hydrogenedentota bacterium genome and encodes:
- a CDS encoding NUDIX hydrolase; the encoded protein is MERWVDGKLLYEGRVVSLRVGNVELDDGTIALREVVVHPGGVAVVPVKDDKVILVRQFRIAIGEDVLELPAGKLEKGEDPEARGRAELEEETGFRAGRMISAGSIYATVGYSSEIIYLYFAFDLEHIGQNMEFDERIDIVELPVSEIAARIADGTIRDAKTIIGLQSLVRYLATEHTCGGH